In a single window of the Canis lupus dingo isolate Sandy chromosome 18, ASM325472v2, whole genome shotgun sequence genome:
- the LOC112651339 gene encoding olfactory receptor 4C11-like yields the protein MVMNSTVNEFILFGLTQDPRKQKAVFGVFLMFYLATLLGNFLIVVTIKRSRTLGSPMYFFLFYLSFTDACLSTTIAPRLIVDAISQRKTISYNECMTQVFSAHFFGCMEIFVLILMAFDRYVAICKPLRYTTIMNRHVCSVLVILGWVGSCIHSSAQIFLASRLPFCGPNVIDHYFCDLQPLLKLACMDTYVINLLVVSNSGAICTVSFIILLISYVIILYSLRNYSAEGRRKALSTCTSHFIVVVLFFGPCIFMYTRPATTFPVDKVVAVFYTFGTPLLNPLIYTLRNAEVKNAMKKLWCSKV from the coding sequence ATGGTGATGAATAGCACTGTGAATGAATTCATTCTGTTTGGCTTGACACAGGatccaagaaaacagaaagcagtATTTGGGGTCTTCTTGATGTTTTACCTTGCCACACTGTTGGGAAACTTTCTCATTGTAGTGACTATTAAAAGAAGCAGGACCCTTGGGAgtcccatgtacttcttcctatTTTACCTGTCTTTTACTGATGCTTGCCTCTCTACAACCATTGCCCCCAGATTGATTGTGGATGCCATTTCTCAGAGGAAGACCATTTCCTACAATGAGTGCATGACTCAAGTCTTTTCAGCCCACTTCTTTGGATGCATGGAAATCTTCGTGCTGATCCTCATGGCTTTTGATCGCTATGTAGCCATTTGTAAGCCCTTGCGATACACAACCATCATGAACAGGCATGTCTGCAGTGTGCTGGTGATTCTGGGTTGGGTGGGATCCTGTATCCACTCTTCAGCACAAATTTTCCTGGCTTCGAGATTGCCTTTCTGTGGTCCCAATGTGATTGATCACTATTTCTGTGACTTGCAGCCCTTGTTGAAACTTGCTTGCATGGACACTTATGTAATAAATTTGCTAGTTGTTTCTAACAGTGGAGCCATATGCACGGTGAGTTTCATAATTCTGCTTATCTCCTATGTTATCATCTTGTACTCTCTGAGAAACTACAGTGCAGAAGGAAGGCGAAAAGCCCTTTCGACCTGCACCTCCCATTTTATTGTGGTTGTCCTATTTTTTGGCCCATGTATATTCATGTATACACGCCCGGCAACCACATTTCCAGTAGACAAGGTGGTGGCAGTGTTTTATACCTTTGGGACACCCTTGCTGAACCCTCTGATCTATACACTGAGGAATGCGGAAgtgaaaaatgccatgaaaaagTTATGGTGTAGCAAAGTGTGA